The genomic interval GTGCGCTGTGGGGCAGTAGGAGCCTGGTGGGCCAGCCAGGGCCCCCCTTAGCCCCATGGTGGTGGTCCCCTGGGACCCACCATGCTCAGCACTCAGCCTCCGAGAAGAGGGCACCGTCCTGCTTGCCGACCTCGGCCACGGCGGCAGCCAGCTGGGAGAGGTTGCCATTGGGGAAGTGCCGTGCTTCCCACAAGTTGAGGATCATGGCTGTAGGGCTGGCCTTCGAGGCGAAGAAGCTGAGATGGCTGGAAGCGGACAGAAGGACCatgtcagggcacagggatggctccaCATCCCATTATCAGCCCCGTGCTAGCCTCACCTTGTTCAGCAGCCCTTTCCTGGGATCCCACAGCATTCCAGCATCCATCCATAGGTGCAGGATGAGGCCAGAACCCCTGCCCCCATCCAGCATACCACCCATGCCCAGCACTGTCCTCAGTCTGCATTACCTGTCAAGGTTGAGCTTTTGTGCCAGTGTCCTCCAGTCAGCTCCCCGTGTGCCCGGCGGGTCCAGGCTGCTGATGATCTTTTGGCGGATGAGGAAGGGGATCTTGAAGGCACTGGGGCCCACCAGAGCCGGCGTGCCCACCTCGTCGGGGACCAGCCAGTCTGAAAACCTTGTGTCCTAGGGGAGAGcatgagcagggagggaaggggatgtGAGGCAATGCTATGGCCACCCCAAGGATGGCCCAGTCCTGCCCTCACCTTGGCGATGTTGAAGTTGACGGTGAAGCTCTGCCCGTCTCCCTCCACCTGCCAGACCCAGATCTTGCAGGCCAGCTCACAGGTGCTGGTGCTCAGGCGCTCCAGGGTGAAGGTGCAgtgcaggaagggctgcagccCGCTCCAGATGTGGTAGAAGGGGATCTCCTGCAGTGgggtgacagagctgggggGTGTCAGAGttgcagggacacctccctaCACCTCTATCCAGATCCCCACACACCGGCCAGACTCCTCACCTGGTAGCTGGCGAGCAGCTTGCTCTtccagagggagctgggcatATCGTGGATGGAGAGGCGCAGGTTGTGGTAGCTGTCCTTGAAGTGCAGCACCCGGGGGGCTCCGATCAgctgccctcccagctgcttctccagctgGATCACCTCCTGCCAGCACAAGCAGCGGTCAGGCAGGAGATGCCGCACACCAGGAGCGCAGCTCTCGCTCCAAGCCGGGATGGGCAGGTTGGGGACCCCGGTACCTTGAGGACGTCCTGGGTGTCACTGAGGCAGTAGACACGGATGTTGTACTCGAGCGAGGGGCAGGCGGCCGGCGCGAACAGGACCAGCTTGAGGCGCTTGGAGGCTGCCATGCTGAGGGACTCCCCGACCAGGGCAAAGCGCCCCAGCTGCTCCGTGAACACGTAGCAAGCCTGCGCTTCCAGCTGGCAGTAGTACAGCTCTGTGCACGGCTCAGCGCCCAGCTGCAGCACGTCCTACCGGGCACAGATGCacctcagccctggctgtccctcctccatccctgaaACCCCTCGCCCCTGCTCACCTCCCACGTGCCCTCGCACGACTGCTTCTTCAGCCGGATGCTCCAGTTCTCAGCACTGGCTTCCACGCAGTGCCCCATGGCCAGGATGGCGGGGCGGGTGAGGAGGACCCCGGGGGGGCCACAGCTGACAATGGGGCTCAGCAGCGtctggcagccagccaggggcagcctggggcagcGATGGGGGCAGCTGAGTGAGGACAGAACCCCATCCAACAGCCCcgtgccccagcagccccagcacctaCCTCACCTCCTCCTGCTTGTGCAGAGTCAGGTAGACCTCATAGATCTTCCCCCGTGGGATGGCATCGGGTGGGATGAGCAGGCTGATccctgggtgggagtgggggtgCAGGCAGGGGGTGAGCCCCATGAGGAgcctgcctggcctgggcagtgcTCTGGAACCCCCACCCCGCTGTACCTGTGTTGGGGATCATGAGCCTTCCCCCCAGGAAGTTGAAGGTGCCATAGGCCATGTTGTTGGTGCCGCGGGGCAGGGAGCGGAAGTAGCTCTGCGTGGAGAGCCGCGCCACGAAGTCGGCACCCTCGGCGGCGGGCGAGCTGTGGTGCAGCGTGTGCCGTCCAGCACCCAGCGGGCTCAGCAGGTGCCCGttgggcagctgcagcttggCAGGGCCGTCCTGGCGTGGGCAGAGCGAGCCCTGGTAGGTCATGGTGGTGGTGCTGAGGTCTGGCTGGATGGTGAGCAGGCTGGGgttgtctgcagcacagagcaagcGACTGTGGTGTCAGGGCAAGGAGGAAACAGGGGGTTCCCAGCAATGGTACATGGGCACAATCCGATTGAGAGGGCATGGGGCACACAGTCTCTGCCCCATAGTGAGGACCCTGTAGGGCACAGTCACCACCCCTGGGGATCTGACCCTATGTGGCATAGAGCACTGATCCCACAGTCAGGGACTCTAAGATGCAGAGTTCCTGTCCTTAGGTCAGGGATCCCATAAGGGAAAGAATCAGCTCAAGACCAGGGACTCCACAGGGCACAGACCCCCACCTGTAGGCACCCTGAAGCAGACAGCCCCTGCCCAGAGACCCCCTGGCAGGTATGGCCACCTGCAGGTGCAAAGGACACCATGTCCCAGTGTGGGtgcactgtccctgcagcactcaCTCACCAGCCTTGCTGGGTTTGATGCTGACGGGCTGGAAGCCGGCGGTGAGGATGGAGGAATCAGCCACATCAGCATCCAGGCCCCCCTTCTTGCGGCAGTACACCAGCacccccaccagcagcagcagcaccaggcacacgGCCACGGCCACCAGCCCCACGTACAGCGCTACGTCCTCTGCGCCGGGggcagctgtgtggggcagggCATCAGCACACATGGTCAGTCCCCGGTCCCCTCTG from Zonotrichia leucophrys gambelii isolate GWCS_2022_RI chromosome 13, RI_Zleu_2.0, whole genome shotgun sequence carries:
- the UNC5A gene encoding netrin receptor UNC5A isoform X3, encoding MDGRVGQGCRTAGGRDTGEAQGHWHVAVLVWVMSQPGHVEVAEPHLPTGAQQSATVANPASGASSDLLPHFQLEPEDVYIVKNKAVSLACRATPATQIYFKCNGEWVHQGDHVTQHSTDRSTGLPVMEVRIEVTRQQVEKIFGLEEYWCQCVAWSSSGTTKSQKAFVRIAYLRKNFEQEPTAREVSIEQGIVLPCRPPEGIPPAEVEWLRNEELVDPELDANVYVTPEHSLVLRQARLADTANYTCVAKNIVARRRSASAAITVYVDGAWSEWSKWSECGAECTHWRSRECSEPAPRNGGRDCHGPELDTRNCTSELCTHAAPGAEDVALYVGLVAVAVCLVLLLLVGVLVYCRKKGGLDADVADSSILTAGFQPVSIKPSKADNPSLLTIQPDLSTTTMTYQGSLCPRQDGPAKLQLPNGHLLSPLGAGRHTLHHSSPAAEGADFVARLSTQSYFRSLPRGTNNMAYGTFNFLGGRLMIPNTGISLLIPPDAIPRGKIYEVYLTLHKQEEVRLPLAGCQTLLSPIVSCGPPGVLLTRPAILAMGHCVEASAENWSIRLKKQSCEGTWEDVLQLGAEPCTELYYCQLEAQACYVFTEQLGRFALVGESLSMAASKRLKLVLFAPAACPSLEYNIRVYCLSDTQDVLKEVIQLEKQLGGQLIGAPRVLHFKDSYHNLRLSIHDMPSSLWKSKLLASYQEIPFYHIWSGLQPFLHCTFTLERLSTSTCELACKIWVWQVEGDGQSFTVNFNIAKDTRFSDWLVPDEVGTPALVGPSAFKIPFLIRQKIISSLDPPGTRGADWRTLAQKLNLDSHLSFFASKASPTAMILNLWEARHFPNGNLSQLAAAVAEVGKQDGALFSEAEC
- the UNC5A gene encoding netrin receptor UNC5A isoform X1, with the translated sequence MDGRVGQGCRTAGGRDTGEAQGHWHVAVLVWVMSQPGHVEVAEPHLPTGAQQSATVANPASGASSDLLPHFQLEPEDVYIVKNKAVSLACRATPATQIYFKCNGEWVHQGDHVTQHSTDRSTGLPVMEVRIEVTRQQVEKIFGLEEYWCQCVAWSSSGTTKSQKAFVRIAYLRKNFEQEPTAREVSIEQGIVLPCRPPEGIPPAEVEWLRNEELVDPELDANVYVTPEHSLVLRQARLADTANYTCVAKNIVARRRSASAAITVYVNGGWSTWTQWSGCSTSCGRGWQKRSRTCTNPTPLNGGAFCEGQNVQKTACTTLCPVDGAWSEWSKWSECGAECTHWRSRECSEPAPRNGGRDCHGPELDTRNCTSELCTHAAPGAEDVALYVGLVAVAVCLVLLLLVGVLVYCRKKGGLDADVADSSILTAGFQPVSIKPSKADNPSLLTIQPDLSTTTMTYQGSLCPRQDGPAKLQLPNGHLLSPLGAGRHTLHHSSPAAEGADFVARLSTQSYFRSLPRGTNNMAYGTFNFLGGRLMIPNTGISLLIPPDAIPRGKIYEVYLTLHKQEEVRLPLAGCQTLLSPIVSCGPPGVLLTRPAILAMGHCVEASAENWSIRLKKQSCEGTWEDVLQLGAEPCTELYYCQLEAQACYVFTEQLGRFALVGESLSMAASKRLKLVLFAPAACPSLEYNIRVYCLSDTQDVLKEVIQLEKQLGGQLIGAPRVLHFKDSYHNLRLSIHDMPSSLWKSKLLASYQEIPFYHIWSGLQPFLHCTFTLERLSTSTCELACKIWVWQVEGDGQSFTVNFNIAKDTRFSDWLVPDEVGTPALVGPSAFKIPFLIRQKIISSLDPPGTRGADWRTLAQKLNLDSHLSFFASKASPTAMILNLWEARHFPNGNLSQLAAAVAEVGKQDGALFSEAEC
- the UNC5A gene encoding netrin receptor UNC5A isoform X2, translating into MGARPPRRRAPPAAAAAAAAAAPGPLGALLAAALLAAAGAQQSATVANPASGASSDLLPHFQLEPEDVYIVKNKAVSLACRATPATQIYFKCNGEWVHQGDHVTQHSTDRSTGLPVMEVRIEVTRQQVEKIFGLEEYWCQCVAWSSSGTTKSQKAFVRIAYLRKNFEQEPTAREVSIEQGIVLPCRPPEGIPPAEVEWLRNEELVDPELDANVYVTPEHSLVLRQARLADTANYTCVAKNIVARRRSASAAITVYVNGGWSTWTQWSGCSTSCGRGWQKRSRTCTNPTPLNGGAFCEGQNVQKTACTTLCPVDGAWSEWSKWSECGAECTHWRSRECSEPAPRNGGRDCHGPELDTRNCTSELCTHAAPGAEDVALYVGLVAVAVCLVLLLLVGVLVYCRKKGGLDADVADSSILTAGFQPVSIKPSKADNPSLLTIQPDLSTTTMTYQGSLCPRQDGPAKLQLPNGHLLSPLGAGRHTLHHSSPAAEGADFVARLSTQSYFRSLPRGTNNMAYGTFNFLGGRLMIPNTGISLLIPPDAIPRGKIYEVYLTLHKQEEVRLPLAGCQTLLSPIVSCGPPGVLLTRPAILAMGHCVEASAENWSIRLKKQSCEGTWEDVLQLGAEPCTELYYCQLEAQACYVFTEQLGRFALVGESLSMAASKRLKLVLFAPAACPSLEYNIRVYCLSDTQDVLKEVIQLEKQLGGQLIGAPRVLHFKDSYHNLRLSIHDMPSSLWKSKLLASYQEIPFYHIWSGLQPFLHCTFTLERLSTSTCELACKIWVWQVEGDGQSFTVNFNIAKDTRFSDWLVPDEVGTPALVGPSAFKIPFLIRQKIISSLDPPGTRGADWRTLAQKLNLDSHLSFFASKASPTAMILNLWEARHFPNGNLSQLAAAVAEVGKQDGALFSEAEC